From one Candidatus Omnitrophota bacterium genomic stretch:
- a CDS encoding methyl-accepting chemotaxis protein yields METSHRNRRRNYFIKKRFQTSFIIKFCSLVVLGAVISGAIIYAMSKATVTTTFDDSRLTIKSTADFILPAVLLASAVVIIVIGLATIVMTLFTSHRIAGPLYRMEKDVGHVALGNFNKRFSLRHGDEIKPLAESLDAMVSMLRVEINTIKDLVRELNSDAAAIEKDDGVKLPPRFKKRLADLMTVIEKFKT; encoded by the coding sequence ATGGAGACGTCCCACAGGAACAGGAGAAGGAACTATTTCATAAAGAAGAGATTCCAGACGTCTTTTATAATTAAATTCTGCTCCCTCGTGGTGCTGGGAGCCGTTATCTCGGGCGCCATCATATACGCCATGTCGAAGGCGACGGTCACCACGACATTCGATGATTCCCGGCTTACAATAAAGAGCACGGCCGACTTCATCCTCCCGGCGGTGCTACTGGCGAGCGCCGTCGTCATCATCGTCATAGGCCTCGCTACGATAGTCATGACGCTATTCACGTCGCACAGGATAGCCGGTCCTCTCTACCGTATGGAAAAGGACGTCGGCCACGTCGCGCTGGGTAACTTCAACAAAAGGTTCAGCCTGCGCCACGGGGATGAGATCAAGCCGCTCGCCGAGAGCCTCGACGCGATGGTCTCGATGCTGAGGGTGGAGATAAATACGATAAAGGACCTCGTCCGCGAACTCAATTCGGACGCGGCCGCGATCGAAAAGGACGACGGTGTCAAACTGCCGCCGCGGTTCAAAAAGAGATTAGCCGACCTTATGACAGTGATCGAGAAGTTCAAGACGTAA
- a CDS encoding carbohydrate-binding domain-containing protein: MYNNGRHIVNFALAAICLLLAVPIAMPLAAEIAYNNAERLEGRLQYAGALADYRNAIRADPLSARYRSGYGAFLLRRSADQKGRIAIYWLEEAVRSFSYAAELNPRSAETELNMAQAKMRLFLYNVREKRLKDEAFVHFRNALKNDPNGFNISYSAGYSGIVAWKFLNDGERRLVLDRLRYSISLRPSYSRHIYPQLWRYTKDLGPLKEVTPDTLEANEGLYYFIVDNNLKELIPEGRARVDLFRERERPEEVSAERDAERRRIEVIKTGRGAAPAAASVGQEDWRGTDHSGKNPYVNGAMYWGGAVDAVIEMPPGPSVVRIKARGSPVEKVYPYMVVKLDAEEIGEAFAESPEWKEYSFKVRTDGGAKVLSVIFMNDLATDAEDRNLFVGEAVITKDGE, translated from the coding sequence ATGTATAATAACGGACGGCACATCGTGAATTTTGCGCTTGCGGCAATCTGCCTCTTGCTGGCGGTGCCTATAGCCATGCCCCTGGCCGCGGAGATAGCGTACAATAACGCCGAGCGGCTGGAGGGCCGCCTGCAGTACGCAGGCGCGCTGGCGGATTACAGGAACGCCATTCGGGCAGATCCCCTGAGCGCCCGCTACAGGTCGGGCTATGGGGCGTTCCTCCTCAGGCGCAGCGCGGACCAGAAGGGCAGGATCGCCATATACTGGCTCGAGGAAGCGGTGCGGTCGTTCTCGTATGCCGCTGAACTCAATCCGAGGAGCGCAGAGACCGAACTGAACATGGCCCAGGCCAAGATGCGGCTCTTCCTGTATAACGTGCGGGAGAAGCGGCTCAAGGACGAGGCCTTTGTCCACTTCAGGAATGCTCTTAAGAACGACCCCAATGGTTTCAACATATCCTATTCGGCCGGCTACTCCGGGATAGTGGCATGGAAATTTTTGAACGACGGAGAGAGGCGCCTCGTCCTGGACAGGTTACGGTACAGCATATCTCTCAGGCCTTCATATAGCAGGCACATCTATCCGCAGCTCTGGCGGTATACGAAAGATCTCGGCCCCCTCAAGGAGGTCACCCCGGATACGCTAGAAGCCAACGAGGGCCTGTATTATTTCATAGTGGATAATAACCTGAAAGAATTGATACCGGAAGGGCGCGCCAGGGTCGATCTCTTCAGGGAAAGAGAACGCCCGGAGGAGGTCTCCGCAGAGAGGGATGCGGAACGCAGGAGGATAGAGGTCATAAAGACCGGCCGCGGCGCCGCCCCGGCGGCCGCTTCGGTCGGGCAGGAGGATTGGCGCGGCACCGATCATTCCGGTAAAAATCCTTACGTCAACGGCGCCATGTACTGGGGAGGGGCGGTGGATGCGGTGATAGAGATGCCGCCGGGCCCGTCGGTAGTGAGGATCAAGGCAAGAGGTTCTCCCGTCGAAAAGGTCTACCCGTATATGGTCGTGAAGCTGGATGCCGAAGAGATCGGAGAGGCCTTCGCGGAGAGCCCGGAATGGAAAGAGTACTCTTTCAAGGTCAGGACGGACGGCGGGGCAAAGGTCCTCAGCGTCATATTTATGAACGACCTCGCCACCGATGCGGAGGACAGGAACCTCTTTGTAGGTGAGGCCGTGATAACCAAAGACGGGGAATGA
- a CDS encoding O-antigen ligase family protein, translating to MYRAFLLSGVSFLLVFAPVARGAVRIWSITPVLLIELLLVFAWLWRVNNRVHSPQSTVHRKFARTEIDLPIALFVILAVVSAFLSVYKHDSIYAVMKLFGYVGVYYLVVNEFDREMIKRLLNIVIFTGAALSLCGIMQYADLLPREWWVPKEFLAATYVNHNHFAGYLELVIPVVIGMIVNGVRSRELGVRRKEIVLVMALVMMMAAFILAQSRGAWCSLGFAVLVMIAILGKSRSGRGRHFFMIFVLLFITFLSIYLNIDLITQRIDQPAGEASLAIRMKIWRGSMEMLARNPFTGTGIGTFIWAFPRFRPPELQVMANFAHNDYLQMAAEMGLAAPAIMLWIFISAIRRGAAKGASHPVRLGCAMGALSLAIHGITDFNFHITANMLLFTVYLAVIMKGRAGNGGTDNA from the coding sequence ATGTATAGGGCTTTTCTGTTGAGCGGCGTCTCCTTCCTTCTCGTCTTCGCGCCTGTCGCGCGCGGGGCGGTGAGGATATGGTCGATCACACCGGTGCTGCTTATAGAGTTGCTGCTCGTGTTTGCCTGGTTGTGGAGGGTAAATAACAGGGTCCACAGTCCACAGTCCACGGTCCACAGAAAATTCGCGAGGACGGAGATAGACCTGCCGATCGCGCTCTTTGTGATCCTGGCAGTCGTCTCGGCCTTCTTATCCGTATATAAACACGATAGCATATATGCCGTCATGAAACTTTTCGGGTATGTGGGCGTATATTATCTGGTCGTGAACGAATTCGACCGCGAAATGATAAAAAGGCTTTTGAATATAGTCATATTCACCGGCGCGGCCCTCTCCCTCTGCGGCATTATGCAATATGCGGATCTCCTGCCGCGCGAATGGTGGGTCCCCAAAGAATTTTTGGCCGCCACATATGTCAACCATAACCATTTCGCGGGGTATCTGGAGCTGGTGATACCGGTAGTAATAGGAATGATAGTAAATGGAGTTAGGAGTCGGGAGTTAGGAGTAAGAAGGAAAGAGATAGTGCTCGTCATGGCGCTCGTCATGATGATGGCGGCTTTCATACTGGCGCAGTCGCGGGGGGCATGGTGCAGTCTGGGGTTCGCGGTCCTGGTCATGATAGCCATTCTCGGAAAGAGCAGATCAGGCCGGGGGAGACATTTTTTTATGATCTTCGTCCTCCTCTTCATAACGTTCCTGTCGATATATCTCAATATAGACCTCATAACACAGAGGATCGACCAGCCCGCCGGGGAGGCGTCGCTCGCCATCCGCATGAAGATATGGCGCGGCAGCATGGAGATGCTGGCCCGCAACCCTTTCACCGGAACGGGCATCGGCACATTCATCTGGGCATTTCCCCGGTTCAGGCCTCCGGAACTGCAGGTGATGGCGAACTTCGCGCATAACGATTACCTGCAGATGGCCGCGGAGATGGGCCTGGCCGCTCCGGCGATCATGCTTTGGATATTTATATCGGCTATACGGCGCGGGGCGGCTAAAGGGGCTTCGCATCCCGTACGGCTCGGGTGTGCCATGGGGGCCCTGAGCCTGGCTATCCATGGTATCACTGATTTCAATTTTCATATCACGGCAAATATGCTATTATTCACTGTATATCTTGCCGTCATAATGAAAGGGCGCGCCGGGAACGGAGGAACGGATAATGCTTAA
- a CDS encoding glycosyltransferase family 4 protein — MNILMLVPWEVDTVAEDDVSRQSANVLVRGGRYWFFRHLKRGDVNIDVIGKREAPLIDHIEKRLLRFHLLYPLAVSGRVRKYDMVFCFHSQIGIVLALLMSVFGPRGIPLIIFDVEGLGRKHNWWQRALIKKALPAVSKIFYFCTAQKEDYIRYFPEIGERAVFVPFGIDVSRYAAGRAVEEDRIISIGHQDASFRDWGTLLEAYALVGTKTSLLIVGKEDFGCCAVGRRRLPGGVELAGRVGLGRLNDLVLRSKFVVLSLPERRHSFAQMTLLGCMALGKAVIVSKVSGVIDYAEDGKTALFTRPYDAEDMRDKIVSLLRDPGRAAAIGADARRAVETRFTEEMMAASIFNAVSGLG; from the coding sequence ATGAATATACTGATGCTCGTGCCGTGGGAAGTGGATACCGTCGCCGAAGATGACGTATCGCGGCAATCGGCGAATGTACTGGTGAGGGGTGGGCGGTACTGGTTCTTCCGCCACCTGAAACGCGGCGATGTAAATATAGACGTGATCGGGAAAAGGGAAGCCCCGCTTATAGATCATATTGAGAAGCGGCTCCTCCGGTTCCATCTACTCTATCCGCTTGCGGTATCCGGACGGGTCCGGAAGTACGACATGGTATTCTGTTTCCATTCGCAGATAGGCATCGTGCTGGCGCTATTGATGAGCGTATTCGGCCCCCGGGGCATCCCGCTCATCATATTCGACGTCGAGGGGCTCGGGAGAAAGCATAATTGGTGGCAGCGCGCCCTGATAAAGAAGGCGCTCCCCGCGGTCTCTAAGATATTCTATTTTTGCACCGCCCAGAAAGAGGATTACATCAGATATTTTCCGGAGATAGGAGAGAGGGCCGTATTCGTGCCGTTCGGCATAGACGTATCCAGGTACGCTGCCGGGAGGGCGGTTGAGGAGGACCGGATCATCTCGATAGGCCATCAGGACGCCTCTTTCAGGGACTGGGGCACCCTTCTGGAAGCGTACGCGCTGGTGGGTACGAAGACCTCATTGCTCATAGTCGGCAAAGAGGATTTCGGATGCTGCGCGGTCGGGCGCAGGAGATTACCCGGCGGCGTCGAATTGGCGGGCAGGGTCGGCCTGGGCCGGCTCAACGACCTCGTCCTCAGGTCAAAGTTCGTCGTCCTGTCCCTCCCGGAACGGAGGCATTCGTTCGCCCAGATGACGCTCCTCGGGTGCATGGCGCTCGGGAAGGCCGTAATAGTTTCGAAGGTCTCGGGCGTGATCGACTACGCGGAGGACGGCAAGACAGCCCTCTTTACGAGGCCTTACGATGCGGAAGATATGAGAGATAAGATAGTGTCTCTTCTTCGCGACCCCGGCAGGGCCGCTGCCATAGGCGCGGACGCGAGAAGAGCGGTGGAGACAAGATTTACGGAAGAGATGATGGCCGCAAGTATATTTAATGCCGTATCCGGGCTGGGATGA
- a CDS encoding glycosyltransferase, translated as MKVLLVNKFFYPKGGSESIFFDTARVLVSKGHSVSFFSMADKRNLPSPYGKYFVANVDYENMNAAAGIRAAGKIIYSFEAERRMEELIKDERPDIAHLHNIHHQISPSIIRSLKRHGIPAVMTMHDYKMSCASYMMLAGGAVCEACRGRRYYHCLLKGCVKGSRMKSLVSTVEMYLHHSVLKIYDMIDLFIAPSSFLKDKLYEMGFRGETVHIPNFIFPDSLGPAPDRGGRTIAYCGRLSGEKGLKTLIAAMKGAGDLRLRIIGDGPDRSMLEKFAAETGAGIYFTGHLEEAALREEMAGAAFLVLPSEWYENSPRVIIESFAMARPVIGADIGGIPELVKDGHTGFTFKPGDPRDLGEKIRYLADHHDKALEMGRNARRFAAEELNGEKYYGSLMKAYGRAFERSGKKGS; from the coding sequence ATGAAGGTACTTCTCGTAAATAAGTTCTTCTATCCGAAAGGCGGGTCCGAAAGCATCTTTTTCGATACCGCCCGGGTCCTGGTATCGAAAGGCCACAGCGTCTCCTTCTTTTCGATGGCGGATAAGAGGAACCTGCCGTCGCCTTACGGGAAATACTTCGTGGCGAATGTAGATTATGAAAATATGAATGCCGCCGCCGGGATAAGGGCCGCAGGAAAGATCATCTACTCGTTCGAGGCGGAACGCAGGATGGAGGAGCTTATAAAGGACGAGAGGCCGGATATAGCGCATCTGCACAATATACACCACCAGATCTCGCCCTCGATAATCCGCAGCCTGAAGAGACACGGGATCCCGGCGGTGATGACGATGCACGATTACAAGATGTCCTGCGCCTCGTATATGATGCTTGCCGGGGGCGCGGTCTGCGAGGCTTGCCGGGGGCGCAGGTATTATCATTGTCTCCTGAAAGGATGCGTCAAGGGCTCGAGGATGAAGAGCCTCGTCAGTACGGTCGAGATGTACCTGCACCATTCGGTCCTCAAGATATATGACATGATCGACCTATTCATAGCGCCGAGCTCATTTTTGAAGGATAAACTGTACGAAATGGGATTCCGGGGAGAGACGGTCCATATACCCAATTTCATATTCCCTGATAGCCTCGGACCCGCCCCGGACCGGGGGGGCCGGACGATCGCCTATTGCGGCAGGTTGTCCGGGGAGAAAGGCCTGAAGACGCTTATCGCGGCCATGAAAGGGGCGGGGGACCTGAGGCTAAGGATAATAGGGGACGGGCCCGACCGCAGCATGCTGGAGAAGTTCGCCGCGGAGACGGGGGCCGGGATATATTTCACCGGGCATCTTGAAGAGGCCGCCCTGCGGGAAGAGATGGCCGGGGCCGCCTTCCTCGTCCTGCCGTCGGAGTGGTATGAAAATAGTCCGAGGGTGATCATCGAGTCCTTCGCGATGGCCAGGCCGGTGATCGGCGCCGATATAGGCGGGATACCGGAACTCGTAAAAGACGGGCATACCGGATTTACTTTCAAGCCGGGGGATCCCCGGGACCTGGGGGAGAAGATCAGGTATCTTGCGGACCATCACGATAAAGCGCTGGAGATGGGCAGGAACGCAAGGCGGTTCGCCGCGGAGGAGCTGAACGGCGAAAAATATTACGGGTCATTGATGAAGGCCTACGGGCGGGCGTTCGAAAGATCCGGCAAAAAGGGGTCCTGA
- a CDS encoding glycosyltransferase family 4 protein: MPKMLFLKTSFSGSSRYLMDGFRNMGWELTVVEVPFPKTDRILALALNFRFDPMEWIAAAQNWLGQFYKRPSLFMAKTRFCQDAVERYGESVDVIFQTQSLFMPVAGIEGLRTPYTVFTDYTNMLADKNPYWRPFAPAGRESYELEKRLFRNASAVFITNENARRSLVDDYGVSGDRAVVARFGAPFDKLPEDRPRSYDGKTILFIGKDFERKGGWVLVEAFRRVRQEIPAAELIIAGPQKYALKIRDEGISILGRIGDRERIGGLYKKASLFAMPSLSEPSAQVFLEAMAYKLPCVSTDVDGTSEIVKDGQTGLLVKPKDAQALAGRIVSLLKDQDLMKKMGEYGYARVRSDFTWERTIRDMDARLRAIIAGKGRP; encoded by the coding sequence ATGCCTAAGATGCTCTTCCTGAAGACGTCATTCTCCGGCTCAAGCAGATATCTTATGGATGGGTTCAGGAATATGGGCTGGGAACTGACGGTGGTGGAAGTGCCTTTCCCGAAGACCGACAGGATCCTCGCCCTGGCCCTGAACTTCCGCTTCGATCCCATGGAATGGATAGCGGCGGCCCAGAACTGGCTTGGCCAATTCTATAAAAGGCCCTCTCTCTTCATGGCGAAGACGAGATTCTGCCAGGACGCCGTGGAGAGATACGGGGAGAGCGTAGACGTCATATTCCAGACGCAAAGCCTCTTCATGCCCGTAGCCGGCATAGAGGGCCTAAGGACGCCTTATACCGTATTTACGGATTATACAAATATGCTTGCCGATAAGAACCCCTATTGGCGTCCTTTCGCGCCGGCAGGGAGAGAGAGCTACGAGCTCGAAAAGAGGCTCTTCCGGAACGCGTCCGCGGTCTTCATCACCAATGAGAACGCCAGGAGGTCGCTGGTGGATGACTACGGCGTCTCCGGGGACAGGGCGGTCGTAGCCAGGTTCGGGGCGCCTTTCGATAAACTGCCGGAAGACAGGCCCAGGAGCTATGACGGCAAGACGATACTCTTCATCGGCAAGGACTTTGAGAGGAAAGGCGGATGGGTGCTCGTAGAGGCCTTCAGGAGGGTCAGGCAGGAGATACCGGCCGCCGAGCTCATCATCGCCGGGCCTCAGAAGTACGCGTTAAAGATAAGGGATGAAGGCATTTCGATCTTAGGCAGGATAGGCGACAGGGAGCGTATCGGGGGCCTGTATAAAAAGGCGTCTCTCTTTGCTATGCCCTCTTTGAGCGAACCGTCCGCCCAGGTATTCCTGGAGGCGATGGCCTATAAGCTGCCGTGCGTCAGTACGGACGTGGACGGGACTTCGGAGATAGTCAAAGACGGCCAGACCGGCCTTCTTGTCAAGCCGAAGGATGCGCAGGCGCTCGCCGGGCGCATCGTCTCCCTTTTGAAGGACCAGGACCTGATGAAGAAGATGGGCGAATACGGTTACGCGCGCGTAAGGTCCGATTTTACGTGGGAGAGGACCATAAGAGATATGGACGCGCGCCTGAGGGCCATAATAGCCGGAAAGGGCCGGCCATAG
- a CDS encoding glycosyltransferase family 4 protein: protein MKNIKVAVLGTRGFPGVQGGVEAHCEKLYPRLASLGCDVTVFTRAPYVDTGIGEYKKVRLAALTCPRSKNFEAIIHTVKGIFAAGKMRPDILHIHAIGPSLLVPLAKLLGLRVVMTNHGPDYKRKKWNFIARFALRMGERMGSRFADGVICISEKIGRDIRIRYGRDADVIPNGVEAPVILRSEEALKKYSLTGGRYILTVGRFVPEKGFDYLIDAFAMASPEGWKLVIAGDADHEDRYSRALKKKAAGRKDVVLTGFLKGRDLGELYSRAGLFVLPSYYEGLPIALLEAMSYGLSCVASAIDANREVPLPGGRYFAAGDTGALAGKIREFTARPFSGEESLSERKTVLEKYDWDVIAGKTLEVYRRISGGRNV, encoded by the coding sequence ATGAAGAATATCAAAGTAGCCGTTTTGGGGACAAGAGGTTTTCCCGGAGTGCAGGGAGGCGTGGAGGCGCATTGCGAAAAATTGTACCCGCGCCTTGCCTCTCTCGGGTGTGACGTGACCGTCTTCACCAGGGCGCCTTATGTGGATACGGGTATAGGAGAATATAAGAAGGTAAGGCTGGCGGCTCTTACGTGCCCCAGGAGCAAGAACTTCGAAGCGATAATCCACACCGTGAAGGGTATCTTTGCGGCCGGAAAGATGAGGCCGGATATACTCCATATCCACGCCATAGGCCCGTCTCTCCTCGTCCCGCTGGCAAAGCTCCTGGGCCTTAGAGTGGTGATGACAAATCACGGCCCGGATTACAAAAGGAAGAAGTGGAATTTCATAGCCAGGTTCGCCCTGAGGATGGGGGAGCGCATGGGAAGCCGTTTCGCGGACGGTGTGATATGCATATCCGAAAAGATAGGAAGAGATATCAGGATAAGATACGGCCGGGATGCCGACGTGATACCAAACGGGGTGGAGGCCCCCGTGATATTGAGATCGGAAGAGGCCCTGAAAAAGTATTCTTTGACCGGCGGCAGGTACATATTGACGGTCGGCAGGTTCGTGCCCGAAAAGGGGTTCGACTATCTGATAGATGCATTCGCCATGGCCTCGCCTGAGGGCTGGAAACTTGTGATAGCAGGCGATGCCGACCATGAAGACAGGTACAGCAGGGCCCTTAAGAAGAAGGCCGCCGGCCGGAAGGATGTTGTCCTCACAGGGTTCCTGAAAGGCAGGGACCTGGGAGAGCTGTACAGCCGCGCCGGCCTATTCGTCCTTCCTTCGTATTATGAAGGGCTGCCCATAGCGCTTCTCGAGGCGATGAGCTACGGCCTTTCGTGCGTGGCGAGCGCCATCGATGCCAATAGGGAGGTGCCCCTCCCCGGCGGGCGTTATTTCGCCGCAGGCGACACCGGCGCGCTGGCCGGGAAGATAAGAGAGTTCACGGCCAGGCCTTTCAGCGGCGAAGAGAGCTTGTCGGAGAGGAAGACGGTCCTGGAAAAGTATGACTGGGATGTAATAGCGGGAAAGACGCTCGAAGTATACCGCAGGATATCAGGCGGACGCAATGTATAA
- a CDS encoding radical SAM protein gives MFGSKSRLYGSVIVTYRCNARCNMCNVWEHPTGSGEEIGPDVIKKLPRMSFCNVTGGEPFVRQDLPDIVAILRQKADRIVISTNGYFTDRITDLCRRYPGTGIRISIEGLRGSNDAIRGIPQGFDRAWQTLLELRDMGMKDIGLAMTVQDSNAKDLTALYQLALGLGYEFATAALHNSHYFHKRDNVIRNKEEVIKEFGKLITLLLKSKKPKDWFRAYFNYGLINYIRGKKRFLPCEMGQDGFFLDPFGDVLACNGMDEKMPMGNLKDQTWEEIWDSPRARDVRDKVKYCTRNCWMIGSAAPAIRHHPMGPVAWVLANKLRVMFNKEIDLR, from the coding sequence ATGTTCGGGTCGAAAAGCAGATTATACGGTTCGGTGATAGTGACCTACAGGTGCAACGCGCGCTGCAACATGTGCAACGTCTGGGAGCACCCGACGGGCTCCGGCGAAGAGATAGGCCCGGACGTCATCAAAAAACTTCCCCGCATGTCCTTCTGCAACGTGACCGGGGGGGAGCCGTTCGTGAGGCAGGACCTGCCCGATATAGTGGCCATCCTGCGGCAGAAGGCAGACCGTATCGTCATAAGCACGAACGGATATTTTACCGACAGGATAACGGACCTGTGCAGGAGATACCCGGGCACAGGCATACGTATAAGCATAGAAGGGCTGCGGGGATCGAATGACGCCATAAGGGGGATACCGCAGGGGTTCGACAGGGCATGGCAGACGCTTTTAGAGTTGAGGGATATGGGCATGAAAGATATAGGTCTTGCCATGACCGTGCAGGATTCCAACGCTAAGGACCTCACGGCCCTTTATCAGCTCGCCCTGGGTCTCGGTTACGAATTCGCGACAGCGGCGCTGCATAACTCGCACTATTTCCACAAGAGAGACAACGTCATACGCAATAAAGAGGAAGTTATAAAAGAGTTCGGGAAGCTCATAACGCTTCTCCTGAAGTCGAAGAAGCCCAAGGACTGGTTCCGGGCATATTTTAATTACGGCCTGATAAATTACATAAGGGGTAAGAAGAGGTTCCTGCCGTGCGAGATGGGGCAGGACGGGTTCTTCCTCGACCCCTTCGGTGATGTACTCGCCTGTAACGGGATGGACGAGAAGATGCCGATGGGGAACCTGAAGGACCAAACCTGGGAAGAGATATGGGATAGCCCGAGGGCAAGAGATGTGCGCGATAAGGTGAAGTACTGCACCAGGAATTGCTGGATGATAGGGAGCGCCGCGCCGGCGATCAGGCATCATCCTATGGGGCCGGTCGCGTGGGTGCTGGCCAATAAATTAAGGGTCATGTTCAATAAAGAGATCGACCTGAGATGA
- a CDS encoding FecR family protein yields MRILKFSLLAVCALSILFIATASQAAGGLTVAEITGKVLVKIQPSAEWAPAAKGQVLNGQDAIKTEADGGALLELPDKSSVTLKANSELAVEAILWEDASKKVGLNLPDGELRAILNKLGPDSEFTVKTPTAICGARGTIFYLLSRGLKTRVFVEDGLIEFINTKSGEKKDVGEGNYSDANDDGTITEPGAPSEGDKKEMTSGWDTGLVAEPYSEPAGDNAGGTEDDIQPAAVIQETHASQI; encoded by the coding sequence ATGCGAATATTGAAATTTTCATTACTTGCCGTATGTGCGCTGTCTATACTATTTATAGCGACCGCATCCCAGGCAGCGGGCGGACTGACCGTGGCAGAGATCACCGGGAAGGTGCTCGTCAAGATACAGCCATCCGCGGAATGGGCGCCGGCAGCCAAGGGCCAGGTCCTCAACGGCCAGGATGCCATAAAGACGGAAGCGGACGGCGGTGCCCTCCTGGAGCTTCCGGACAAGAGCAGCGTTACATTGAAAGCGAATTCCGAGCTGGCGGTAGAGGCGATCCTGTGGGAAGATGCCTCCAAGAAGGTGGGGCTCAACCTTCCTGACGGGGAGCTCAGGGCAATATTGAATAAACTTGGCCCCGATTCCGAATTTACGGTGAAGACGCCGACCGCCATATGCGGCGCAAGAGGGACGATCTTCTACCTGCTGTCGAGGGGCCTGAAGACGAGGGTATTCGTCGAAGACGGCCTGATAGAGTTCATCAATACTAAGAGCGGCGAGAAGAAGGACGTCGGCGAGGGCAACTATTCGGATGCCAACGATGACGGTACCATTACGGAGCCGGGCGCGCCTTCAGAGGGTGACAAGAAGGAGATGACATCCGGTTGGGATACGGGTCTGGTAGCCGAACCGTACAGCGAGCCCGCAGGCGATAATGCAGGCGGGACCGAAGATGATATACAGCCGGCAGCTGTGATACAGGAGACGCACGCAAGCCAGATATAA
- a CDS encoding sugar transferase translates to MLKEKDAVIRKAMLLFDAFVVSVSFSITFLLRQNLKSFYKLDMIPSTDIITDMSGASLNDYLVVLFFIVPIWCIMLYLSGMYRSMRTKTILEAVWILIKASFFTTLAFGTIVFLFKMKFVSRAFFVIFLALSSLAILTEKIVIFSIMHYVRRQGYNYRRFIVVGTGKRAARFIERIRHHPEWGLRIEGIVDYEKEHVGREVEGVKVIGTLEDLQRILHDNPIDEVVFIVPRAVLSRIEGSVYICETEGVKATIAVDLFDVRVARSRLTELEGVPLITFETTFAEEWQLFIKRAVDIIASGIGIIALSPLFLVTALLIKMTSPGPVFYRQKRVGQNGRRFVLYKFRSMYEGAHEKLSELMAMNVMKGPVFKMKDDPRVTPLGRLLRKLSIDELPQLFNVFMGQMSLVGPRPPLAKEVAQYEPWQRRRLSMRPGITCIWQISGRNNIDFEDWMRLDLEYIDNWSLWLDFKILVKTIPVVLFGIGAY, encoded by the coding sequence ATGCTTAAGGAAAAGGACGCTGTCATCCGGAAGGCGATGTTGCTATTCGATGCCTTCGTCGTCTCCGTATCGTTCTCGATAACATTCCTCCTCAGGCAGAACCTGAAGTCGTTCTACAAGCTGGATATGATCCCTTCGACGGATATCATCACCGACATGTCCGGCGCCTCGCTCAACGATTATCTCGTCGTCCTCTTCTTCATAGTCCCCATATGGTGCATCATGCTCTACCTGTCGGGCATGTACCGTTCCATGCGCACAAAGACGATCCTGGAAGCTGTCTGGATCCTCATAAAGGCCTCGTTCTTCACAACCCTTGCCTTCGGCACCATCGTCTTCCTCTTCAAGATGAAATTCGTGAGCAGGGCCTTCTTCGTCATATTCCTGGCCCTGAGCTCTCTTGCCATACTGACCGAAAAGATCGTCATATTTTCGATCATGCATTACGTGAGGCGCCAGGGGTATAACTACAGGCGGTTCATCGTGGTCGGCACCGGGAAGCGCGCCGCCAGGTTCATCGAGAGGATAAGGCACCACCCGGAGTGGGGCCTGAGGATAGAAGGTATAGTGGACTATGAGAAGGAGCATGTGGGGAGGGAGGTCGAAGGGGTGAAGGTCATAGGGACTCTCGAAGACCTGCAGAGGATACTACATGACAACCCGATAGACGAAGTGGTCTTCATAGTCCCGCGCGCGGTCCTGAGCCGTATAGAGGGTTCCGTATACATATGCGAGACCGAAGGGGTGAAGGCCACCATCGCGGTGGACCTCTTCGACGTGAGGGTCGCCAGGTCGCGCCTTACGGAACTCGAGGGTGTGCCCCTGATAACGTTCGAGACGACGTTCGCGGAGGAATGGCAGCTCTTCATCAAGAGGGCCGTCGATATCATCGCCTCCGGTATAGGCATAATCGCCTTAAGCCCGCTCTTCCTGGTGACGGCCCTTCTGATAAAGATGACATCGCCCGGGCCGGTCTTCTACAGGCAGAAGAGGGTCGGGCAGAACGGCCGCCGCTTCGTCCTTTATAAATTCCGGTCGATGTACGAAGGGGCTCACGAAAAATTATCGGAATTGATGGCCATGAACGTCATGAAGGGGCCCGTTTTCAAAATGAAGGACGACCCGAGGGTTACGCCGCTCGGCCGGCTCCTGAGGAAACTGAGCATAGACGAGCTCCCGCAGCTCTTCAATGTCTTCATGGGCCAGATGAGCCTCGTCGGCCCGAGGCCGCCGCTCGCCAAAGAGGTGGCTCAGTACGAGCCCTGGCAGAGGAGGCGCCTCTCGATGCGGCCCGGCATCACCTGTATCTGGCAGATAAGCGGCAGGAACAATATAGATTTTGAGGACTGGATGCGGCTCGATCTGGAGTATATCGACAACTGGTCATTGTGGCTCGACTTCAAGATCCTCGTGAAGACGATACCGGTGGTGCTCTTCGGGATAGGCGCTTACTGA